The following are encoded in a window of Castanea sativa cultivar Marrone di Chiusa Pesio chromosome 5, ASM4071231v1 genomic DNA:
- the LOC142634115 gene encoding (E,E)-alpha-farnesene synthase-like: MGQDSTVGSIVNWLFLLGDSINMDCNKQLQSVLQTSSSEMKPQANDIVHERRSANYKPNIWSCDYLQSLFSIYDGQEYERRVQKLKEDVRIIFANAVDSVATFELIDSVNKLGLASHFDMEIKEALDTTASTKKKISSPEEDLYTTALCFRLFRQHGYEVSQDMFRGFMDEKTGLIRENPHINIKEMLELLEASHLGLEGENILDVARDFLTATLKESISSLDSDLAKQVVHVLELPSQRRVQWFDVKWHINSYEKDIHMNSSLLELAKLHFNIVQAILQKDLRESSRWWRNLGLTENLSFARDRLAESFMCSVGLAFEPEYTCLRKWLTKVVTLTLIIDDVYDVYGTLEELKHFTNVVNRWDVSETQQLPVCMKTCFLALYNTTNEIANEIQKEKDAWNHVLPHLKKGAERARGDVPSSILCYMREADVSEEIAQKHIEDMINKSWKKINGQCFNQLPMLQSFVNIATNNARVAHSLYQYGDGFGVQDRDTRKNIVSLLVEPLVLY; this comes from the exons ATGGGACAAGACTCTACCGTGGGGTCCATTGTGAACTGG CTTTTCCTTTTAGGTGATTCCATCAATATGGATTGTAATAAACAATTGCAATCTGTGCTGCAAACTTCATC ATCCGAGATGAAGCCTCAAGCCAATGATATCGTACACGAACGACGATCTGCCAATTATAAGCCAAATATATGGAGCTGTGATTACCTACAGTCTCTTTTTAGCATATACGAC GGCCAAGAATATGAAAGACGGGTACagaaacttaaagaagatgtAAGGATAATATTTGCGAATGCAGTGGACTCTGTGGCAACCTTTGAGCTGATTGACAGCGTAAACAAGTTAGGCCTAGCAAGCCACTTTGATATGGAAATCAAAGAGGCTCTAGACACCACTGCATCCACTAAGAAGAAAATTTCTAGTCCAGAAGAGGATCTCTACACTACTGCACTATGCTTTAGGCTTTTTAGGCAGCATGGCTATGAAGTTTCTCAAG ATATGTTTAGAGGCTTTATGGATGAAAAAACCGGTTTGATCAGAGAAAACCCGCACATAAATATTAAAGAAATGCTTGAGCTTTTGGAGGCCTCACACTTGGGTTTAGAAGGTGAAAACATTCTGGATGTGGCTAGAGATTTCTTAACTGCAACTCTCAAAGAAAGCATTTCCAGTTTAGATAGTGACCTTGCCAAGCAAGTCGTCCATGTTTTGGAACTTCCATCACAAAGGAGAGTACAGTGGTTTGATGTCAAATGGCACATCAATTCATATGAGAAAGACATTCACATGAACTCGAGCTTACTTGAACTTGCTAAACTTCATTTCAACATAGTTCAAGCCATACTTCAAAAAGATCTAAGGGAATCATCCAG GTGGTGGAGAAATCTGGGGCTCACAGAGAACTTGAGTTTTGCAAGAGACAGACTAGCCGAAAGTTTTATGTGCTCAGTGGGCCTTGCTTTCGAGCCTGAGTACACATGTCTTAGAAAATGGCTTACGAAAGTCGTTACTCTGACACTGATAATTGATGATGTTTATGATGTTTATGGCACATTGGAAGAACTAAAGCACTTCACAAATGTCGTAAATAG GTGGGATGTTAGTGAAACTCAACAACTTCCAGTGTGCATGAAGACTTGCTTCTTAGCTCTCTACAATACTACTAATGAAATCGCTAATGAAATTCAAAAGGAGAAGGATGCCTGGAACCATGTTTTACCTCATCTTAAAAAAGGG GCTGAGAGAGCAAGAGGTGATGTTCCCTCATCAATCCTATGTTATATGAGAGAAGCTGATGTTTCAGAAGAAATAGCACAGAAGCACATCGAAGACATGATAAACAAGAGTTGGAAGAAAATAAATGGGCAATGCTTCAACCAATTGCCAATGCTGCAATCATTTGTCAATATTGCAACAAATAATGCTCGTGTGGCACATAGCCTTTACCAATATGGAGATGGATTTGGAGTTCAAGACCGAGACACTCGGAAAAATATCGTGTCTTTACTGGTTGAACCTCTCGTGCTCTACTGA